Proteins co-encoded in one Kribbella qitaiheensis genomic window:
- a CDS encoding HAD family hydrolase translates to MKAVVFDLDDTLFDHTASATQAVHAWVAELGGTPSDELIAQWFEIEQRVYGDWLTGKLTHQGQRRARIREFLPLIDRPVPGTDDEQDNAFEPYLTLYRGNWSAFDDARPALEVARSNGWRIGVLTNGSTVQQNAKLEQIGLADLVDVVCTSQSLGYSKPAVEAYQLICEALGVEPAETLMIGDNLDLDVLGARAAGLTAEHLDRAAGVTLTQLIRSTRVP, encoded by the coding sequence GTGAAGGCGGTTGTGTTCGATCTCGACGACACGCTGTTCGACCACACGGCCTCGGCCACCCAGGCGGTCCACGCCTGGGTCGCGGAGCTCGGTGGCACGCCTTCCGACGAACTGATCGCGCAGTGGTTCGAGATCGAGCAACGCGTCTACGGCGACTGGCTGACGGGCAAGCTCACCCATCAAGGACAGCGCCGGGCCAGAATCCGTGAGTTCCTGCCACTCATCGATCGACCGGTGCCCGGTACCGATGACGAGCAGGACAACGCCTTCGAGCCCTACCTCACCTTGTACCGCGGGAACTGGTCCGCGTTCGACGATGCGCGACCGGCGCTGGAAGTTGCCCGTAGCAACGGCTGGCGGATCGGCGTACTGACCAACGGAAGTACGGTGCAACAGAACGCCAAGCTCGAGCAGATCGGGTTGGCGGATCTCGTCGACGTGGTGTGCACCTCGCAGAGCCTTGGGTACAGCAAGCCCGCGGTAGAGGCGTATCAGCTGATCTGTGAGGCGCTCGGGGTGGAACCGGCCGAGACCTTGATGATCGGCGACAACCTCGACCTCGACGTACTGGGCGCCCGCGCCGCCGGCCTGACCGCCGAGCACCTGGACCGCGCTGCGGGGGTCACCCTCACCCAGCTGATCCGGAGCACCCGCGTTCCGTAG
- a CDS encoding 2-oxoacid:ferredoxin oxidoreductase subunit beta, whose amino-acid sequence MSTIDLGLPGLHGVPTADEPQNRKEYVSDQEVRWCPGCGDYAVLAAFQGFLPELGIKRENVAMVSGIGCSSRFPYYLSTYGMHSIHGRAPAIATGLAVARPDLSVWVVTGDGDALSIGGNHLIHTLRRNVNLKILLFNNRIYGLTKGQYSPTSEPGKVTKSTPMGSVDNPFNPVSLALGAEATFVARTVDSDRKHLTSVLREAAAHRGTAIVEIYQNCPIFNDNAFDAFKNPETRDDAIIPLVHGEPIRFGTDGRLGVVRDGFASLAVREVASLPGGEADLVIHDAHADDPAYAFALSRLTDTGVLHRAPIGVFRSVKRPAYDDLVRQQVTTAKESQGPGDLQALVTGADTWTVN is encoded by the coding sequence ATGAGCACGATCGACCTGGGTCTGCCCGGCCTCCACGGAGTCCCGACCGCAGACGAGCCGCAGAACCGCAAGGAGTACGTGTCGGACCAGGAGGTCCGCTGGTGCCCAGGGTGCGGCGACTACGCAGTACTGGCTGCTTTCCAGGGGTTCCTGCCCGAGCTCGGGATCAAGCGCGAGAACGTCGCGATGGTCTCCGGGATCGGCTGCTCCTCGCGCTTCCCGTACTACCTCTCGACGTACGGCATGCACTCGATCCACGGTCGCGCACCGGCGATCGCGACCGGGCTCGCGGTGGCCCGGCCGGATCTGAGCGTCTGGGTCGTCACCGGTGACGGCGACGCGCTGTCGATCGGCGGCAACCATCTGATCCACACGCTGCGGCGCAATGTGAACCTGAAGATCCTGCTGTTCAACAACCGGATCTACGGCCTGACGAAGGGGCAGTACTCCCCCACCTCGGAGCCGGGCAAGGTGACGAAGTCGACGCCGATGGGGTCGGTGGACAACCCGTTCAACCCGGTCTCGCTGGCGCTCGGCGCGGAGGCGACCTTCGTGGCGCGCACGGTCGATTCGGACCGCAAGCACCTGACCTCCGTACTGCGTGAAGCCGCGGCCCACCGCGGTACGGCGATCGTGGAGATCTACCAGAACTGCCCGATCTTCAACGACAACGCCTTCGACGCGTTCAAGAACCCCGAGACCCGCGACGACGCGATCATCCCGCTGGTCCACGGCGAACCCATCCGCTTCGGCACCGACGGCCGCCTCGGCGTAGTACGCGACGGCTTCGCCTCCCTCGCGGTGCGCGAGGTCGCGTCGCTCCCCGGCGGCGAGGCCGACCTGGTCATCCACGACGCCCACGCCGACGACCCGGCCTACGCCTTCGCCCTCTCCCGCCTGACCGACACCGGCGTCCTCCACCGAGCCCCGATCGGCGTCTTCCGCTCGGTCAAACGCCCGGCATACGACGACCTGGTCCGCCAACAGGTAACCACCGCCAAAGAATCCCAAGGCCCCGGCGACCTCCAGGCCCTCGTAACCGGCGCCGACACCTGGACAGTCAACTAA
- a CDS encoding helix-turn-helix domain-containing protein, translating into MVHEGEQSRRIAEAREAAKLSQRQLATRSGIAQATLSRIEQGTRAAKMNEIVILADVLGCTISELTGLSSVQERLQCVARATDDADMKTMYSELSHYLELDAYLEDQGISPQI; encoded by the coding sequence GTGGTCCACGAGGGCGAGCAGTCCCGCCGGATAGCTGAAGCGCGCGAAGCGGCCAAGCTGTCGCAACGCCAGCTCGCGACTCGCTCCGGGATCGCCCAGGCCACGCTCTCACGCATCGAGCAGGGCACGCGGGCCGCCAAGATGAACGAGATCGTCATCCTCGCGGACGTGCTCGGCTGCACGATCTCGGAGTTGACCGGCCTCTCGAGCGTGCAGGAACGGCTGCAGTGCGTCGCCCGTGCAACGGACGACGCCGATATGAAGACCATGTACAGCGAGCTGAGCCACTACCTGGAACTGGATGCGTATCTCGAGGATCAAGGAATCTCGCCGCAGATATGA
- a CDS encoding 2-oxoacid:acceptor oxidoreductase subunit alpha, giving the protein MKRPVTIEVRQLDRVVIRFAGDSGDGMQLTGDRFTAETASFGNDLSTLPNFPAEIRAPAGTLPGVSSFQLHFADHDILTPGDAPDVLIAMNPAALKANLTDVPRGSTLIIDTADFTARNLKRIGYDENPLETGELDGYHVVPLNLTGMTVESVKEFGLTRKDASRAKNMYALGLVSWLFQRPVESTISFLQTKFAGKPDIRDANIAAFRAGYNFGETAEEFSVRYEVKPARMATGQYRNISGNLALAYGLVAGAQRAGMPLVLGAYPITPASDVLHELSKLKRFDVTTIQAEDEIAGVGAALGASFAGALGVTTSSGPGISLKSETIGLGVMLELPLVVCDIQRAGPSTGMPTKTEQADLLQVMFGRNGEAPLPVVAAQSPADCFAIAVEATRIAVTYRTPVMVLSDGYLANGSEPWQIPVIENLPSIDPNFTTGPNATNDKGEPIYLPYLRDPETLARAWAIPGTPGLDHRIGGLEKEDKTGNISYDPANHDLMIRTRQAKIDGITVPPLEVDDPDGTAKVLVLGWGSTYGPIGAACRRVRKVGGKIAQAHLRHLNPFPSNLGDILKSHDKVLVPEMNLGQLAMLLRAKYLVDVVSYAQVRGMPLGAAELAEVIGNLVEETEGIDDDARHLGADAAAVTHGEALHDPITHSSANGHLNPEGAR; this is encoded by the coding sequence ATGAAGAGACCAGTGACCATCGAGGTCAGGCAGCTCGACCGCGTGGTGATCCGATTCGCCGGTGACTCCGGTGACGGGATGCAGCTCACGGGGGACAGGTTCACAGCGGAAACGGCATCGTTCGGCAATGACCTGTCGACCCTGCCCAACTTCCCCGCCGAGATCCGGGCACCAGCCGGGACTCTGCCGGGCGTCTCGTCGTTCCAGTTGCACTTCGCCGACCACGACATCCTGACGCCTGGTGATGCGCCCGATGTGCTGATCGCGATGAACCCCGCCGCCCTGAAGGCGAACCTGACCGACGTACCGCGCGGTTCGACCCTGATCATCGACACCGCGGACTTCACCGCCCGGAACCTGAAGCGGATCGGGTACGACGAGAACCCGCTGGAGACCGGCGAGCTGGACGGCTACCACGTCGTACCGCTGAACCTGACCGGGATGACGGTGGAGTCGGTCAAGGAGTTCGGCCTGACCCGCAAGGACGCGTCCCGGGCGAAGAACATGTACGCCCTCGGCCTGGTGTCCTGGCTGTTCCAGCGACCGGTCGAGTCGACGATCAGCTTCCTCCAGACGAAGTTCGCCGGTAAGCCCGACATCCGGGACGCGAACATCGCGGCCTTCCGGGCCGGCTACAACTTCGGCGAGACGGCCGAGGAGTTCTCGGTCCGGTACGAGGTGAAGCCGGCGAGAATGGCCACCGGCCAGTACCGCAACATCTCCGGCAACCTCGCCTTGGCGTACGGCCTGGTGGCGGGCGCCCAGCGAGCCGGGATGCCGCTGGTGCTCGGCGCGTATCCGATCACGCCCGCGTCCGACGTACTGCATGAGCTGTCCAAGCTGAAGCGGTTCGACGTGACGACGATCCAGGCCGAGGACGAGATCGCCGGTGTCGGCGCTGCCCTTGGTGCCTCGTTCGCCGGGGCGCTCGGCGTCACCACCTCGTCCGGCCCGGGCATCAGCCTGAAGTCCGAGACGATCGGCCTCGGCGTGATGCTCGAGCTGCCGCTCGTCGTCTGCGACATCCAGCGGGCCGGCCCGTCGACGGGGATGCCGACCAAGACCGAGCAGGCCGACCTGCTGCAGGTGATGTTCGGCCGTAACGGCGAGGCACCACTGCCGGTGGTCGCGGCCCAGTCCCCCGCGGACTGCTTCGCGATCGCGGTCGAGGCGACCCGGATCGCGGTCACCTACCGGACGCCGGTGATGGTGCTGTCCGACGGCTACCTGGCCAACGGTTCGGAGCCCTGGCAGATCCCGGTGATCGAGAATCTGCCTTCCATCGACCCGAATTTCACGACTGGGCCCAACGCCACCAACGACAAGGGTGAGCCGATCTACCTTCCCTACCTGCGCGATCCGGAGACCCTGGCCCGTGCCTGGGCGATTCCCGGTACGCCGGGGCTCGATCACCGCATCGGCGGTCTGGAGAAGGAGGACAAGACCGGCAACATCTCCTACGACCCGGCGAACCACGATCTGATGATCCGCACCCGGCAGGCCAAGATCGACGGGATCACCGTCCCGCCACTGGAGGTGGACGATCCGGACGGTACGGCGAAGGTGCTGGTACTCGGCTGGGGTTCGACGTACGGGCCGATCGGTGCCGCGTGCCGCCGGGTCCGCAAGGTGGGCGGCAAGATCGCGCAGGCGCACCTTCGGCATCTCAACCCGTTCCCGTCGAACCTGGGCGACATCCTCAAGTCGCACGACAAGGTGCTCGTCCCCGAGATGAACCTCGGCCAGCTGGCGATGCTGCTCCGCGCGAAGTACCTGGTCGACGTCGTCTCGTACGCGCAGGTCCGCGGCATGCCGCTCGGCGCGGCCGAACTCGCCGAGGTGATCGGCAACCTGGTCGAGGAGACCGAGGGGATCGACGACGACGCCCGGCATCTGGGCGCCGACGCGGCCGCGGTCACCCACGGCGAGGCGCTGCACGATCCCATTACGCACTCTTCTGCCAACGGACATCTGAACCCGGAGGGAGCACGATGA
- a CDS encoding DUF445 domain-containing protein, whose product MATMVLSGADLVRKRGLRQMRMVALSLLVLAAIIYIFTLHHDGGWGYVNSAAEAAMVGALADWFAVTALFRHPLGLPIPHTAIVPTRKDSLAESLEQFVTENFLSEEVVAEKMRTAEVGRRVGEWLAAGNHAERIVEEGARTIGAALPKLGDDDVTAFVQGSLLPRFAEEPLSPIAGHFLKSVVDDGAHHALFDLLMVEAYDWLSENRELLTEVVGPRAPRWSPRWVDSIVIDRIHREALTWLAGVRDDQHHPARKAVDRLLDQLADDLQHDPEMMDRFEAFKRRMLTHPDMGTSLTAVWDAVRTALIDAIADPAGPLRTRGTQFIKDLGTRLQTDDTLRARVDTRASEAVTYVIRTYGPEIVSVISDTIERWDGREAADRIELHVGRDLQFIRINGTVVGALVGLLIHTLAQLL is encoded by the coding sequence ATGGCGACAATGGTTTTGAGCGGGGCGGATCTGGTGCGGAAGCGTGGGCTGCGGCAGATGCGTATGGTGGCGCTCTCCTTGCTGGTCCTGGCGGCGATCATCTACATCTTCACGCTGCACCACGACGGCGGCTGGGGATACGTGAACTCGGCGGCCGAGGCCGCGATGGTCGGTGCGCTCGCCGACTGGTTCGCCGTCACCGCGCTGTTCCGGCACCCGCTCGGGTTGCCGATCCCGCATACCGCGATCGTGCCGACCCGCAAGGACAGCCTGGCTGAGAGCCTCGAACAGTTCGTCACCGAGAACTTCCTGTCCGAAGAGGTCGTCGCCGAGAAGATGCGGACCGCCGAGGTCGGCCGCCGCGTCGGCGAATGGCTTGCCGCGGGCAACCACGCCGAGCGGATCGTCGAGGAAGGCGCCCGCACGATCGGCGCCGCACTCCCGAAGCTCGGCGACGACGACGTCACAGCATTCGTCCAGGGCTCCCTCCTACCCCGCTTCGCTGAGGAGCCCCTGAGTCCGATCGCCGGCCACTTCCTCAAGTCGGTCGTCGACGACGGTGCCCACCACGCTCTCTTCGACCTGCTGATGGTCGAGGCGTACGACTGGCTCAGCGAGAACCGGGAACTCCTGACCGAAGTGGTCGGCCCACGCGCACCCCGCTGGTCCCCGCGCTGGGTGGACTCGATCGTCATCGATCGGATCCACCGCGAGGCGCTCACCTGGCTGGCCGGAGTACGGGACGACCAGCACCATCCAGCCCGCAAGGCCGTCGACCGCCTGCTCGACCAACTGGCCGACGACCTCCAGCACGATCCAGAGATGATGGACCGCTTCGAGGCCTTCAAACGCCGGATGCTCACCCACCCCGACATGGGCACCAGTCTGACCGCCGTCTGGGACGCAGTCCGTACTGCGTTGATCGACGCGATCGCCGACCCGGCCGGCCCCCTTCGCACTCGCGGCACCCAATTCATCAAGGACCTGGGCACCCGCCTCCAAACCGACGACACCCTCCGCGCCCGCGTAGACACCCGAGCCTCCGAGGCAGTCACCTACGTGATCCGCACCTACGGCCCCGAGATCGTCTCCGTAATCTCCGACACCATCGAACGCTGGGACGGCCGAGAAGCCGCCGACCGGATCGAACTCCACGTAGGCCGAGACCTCCAATTCATCCGCATCAACGGCACCGTCGTAGGAGCCCTGGTAGGCCTCCTAATCCACACCCTCGCCCAACTCCTCTAG
- a CDS encoding dipeptidase, with protein MEAVGLLEELGVLIDVSHVGRGGVEHILELATKPVVASHSSAFALREHHRNLTDEQLRGIAATGGVICVNFFAGFLTTEKPTIGHLAGHVQYIVDVAGEDHVGLGSDFVQEVFDEKIPACDRPLIIEGLDADIHVPGLEGPAGMPLLTDELVSRGMPEPTIRKILGANLLRVLGDLRA; from the coding sequence GTGGAAGCGGTCGGGCTGCTGGAGGAACTCGGCGTCCTGATCGATGTCTCGCACGTCGGCCGCGGCGGCGTCGAGCACATTCTGGAGCTCGCCACGAAGCCGGTCGTCGCCTCGCACTCGAGCGCCTTCGCGCTGCGCGAGCACCACCGCAACCTGACCGACGAGCAGCTCCGCGGGATCGCCGCGACCGGGGGCGTGATCTGCGTGAACTTCTTCGCGGGCTTCCTGACCACCGAGAAGCCGACGATCGGCCACCTCGCCGGCCACGTCCAGTACATCGTGGACGTTGCCGGGGAGGACCACGTCGGGCTCGGCAGCGACTTCGTCCAGGAAGTGTTCGACGAGAAGATCCCGGCTTGCGATCGGCCGCTGATCATCGAAGGCCTCGACGCCGACATCCACGTCCCGGGCCTCGAAGGTCCGGCCGGTATGCCGCTGCTCACCGACGAACTGGTGTCCCGCGGAATGCCCGAACCAACGATCCGGAAGATCCTCGGCGCCAACCTGCTCCGCGTCCTCGGCGACCTGAGGGCGTAG
- a CDS encoding ImmA/IrrE family metallo-endopeptidase, with product MNAENQGRARAEAFRKEHKLGHVPLPDLVSLIELTQHVDVAVLDAEPAEHGMTVRDPARDVVMVAVATTRKPVRQRSTLAHELGHVLFGDFAPPKTGGWDSRSPEEIRADAFARHLLVPVAGIEAVLADRVVGGSREGERPDREKVALPELSMIVQRFKASPVLVAIQLHEGGLISAARKKEWMALSTPTLASRFGWTDLYQGWQQESDTRRAPQRLLSRAIQGYVANVVSLAAVARLRGLPVEQVATEFELAGIVPDPIEPVTAPIKPADSRRPDTDFSDLDALDELTDRRGVAGHDSGTHRE from the coding sequence ATGAACGCAGAGAACCAAGGGCGGGCGCGAGCGGAGGCCTTCCGTAAGGAGCACAAACTCGGGCACGTCCCACTGCCTGACTTGGTCAGTCTGATCGAGCTGACACAGCATGTCGATGTCGCGGTGCTCGATGCAGAGCCGGCTGAGCACGGCATGACAGTGCGCGATCCGGCCCGCGACGTGGTGATGGTGGCTGTCGCCACGACTCGTAAGCCGGTGCGCCAGCGCAGCACGCTCGCGCATGAACTCGGGCACGTTCTCTTCGGCGACTTCGCTCCACCGAAGACCGGCGGCTGGGACAGCCGGAGCCCTGAGGAGATCCGCGCTGATGCGTTCGCTCGGCACCTGCTCGTACCCGTCGCCGGCATCGAGGCAGTGCTTGCGGATCGCGTCGTCGGTGGATCGCGCGAGGGGGAGCGACCTGACAGGGAAAAGGTCGCGCTGCCGGAGCTGTCCATGATCGTGCAGCGGTTCAAGGCGTCACCAGTTCTGGTGGCGATCCAACTGCACGAGGGCGGTTTGATCAGCGCTGCCCGGAAGAAGGAGTGGATGGCACTGTCGACCCCGACGCTCGCATCACGCTTCGGGTGGACCGACCTCTACCAGGGATGGCAGCAGGAATCTGACACTCGACGGGCCCCTCAGCGCTTGTTGTCCAGAGCGATCCAGGGCTACGTGGCCAACGTCGTATCCCTCGCAGCAGTTGCACGACTCCGCGGTCTGCCAGTCGAGCAGGTCGCAACGGAGTTCGAGTTGGCCGGCATCGTGCCCGACCCGATCGAGCCGGTCACCGCGCCGATCAAGCCCGCGGACAGCCGTCGCCCGGACACCGACTTCAGCGACCTCGACGCCCTCGATGAGCTGACCGACCGTCGCGGTGTCGCAGGACATGATTCGGGAACGCATCGCGAATGA
- a CDS encoding alpha-hydroxy-acid oxidizing protein, whose protein sequence is MANYGDHQLSIYLQGMFQNTRPEITTDLSRLESQAAANLTAEAMGYIVPSAGSGSTARANLAAFDRWRLVPRMLRGSTERDLSCTILGTKMPAPVVIAPVGVQTLAHPEGELATARAASALGLTYTHSTQASHSFEQIEADSKWYQLYWPTDKDVCLSFLQRAKASGYSVLLLTLDTGTIGWRPADLDRGFLPFLKGEGLANYFSDPAFQAKLAKPIAEDPTAAVMHWAQMFPNVGLGWDELSFLRDNWDGPIVLKGITSVDDAKLAAEHGVDGIVVSNHGGRQVDGAIAALDALPAIADTVGEQVTVLFDSGIRTGSDAAKALALGAKAILLGRPFLYGLALAGQAGVEHVLRCLLAELDLTLALSGYANHRELNRDSVKPA, encoded by the coding sequence ATGGCCAACTACGGCGATCATCAGTTGAGCATCTACCTGCAGGGGATGTTCCAGAACACCCGGCCGGAGATCACCACCGACCTGTCCCGGCTGGAATCCCAGGCCGCGGCGAATCTGACGGCCGAGGCGATGGGATACATCGTCCCGAGCGCCGGCAGTGGTTCGACCGCGCGGGCAAATCTGGCCGCCTTCGACCGGTGGCGACTGGTCCCGCGCATGCTCCGCGGCAGCACCGAGCGAGATCTGTCCTGCACCATTCTCGGCACCAAGATGCCCGCGCCGGTGGTGATCGCGCCTGTCGGCGTACAGACGCTTGCTCATCCCGAGGGCGAACTGGCGACGGCGCGGGCCGCAAGCGCGCTCGGGTTGACCTACACGCACTCGACGCAGGCGAGCCACTCGTTCGAGCAGATCGAGGCGGACAGCAAGTGGTACCAGCTGTATTGGCCGACCGACAAGGACGTCTGCCTCAGCTTCCTGCAACGAGCCAAGGCCAGCGGGTACTCCGTGCTGCTACTCACGCTCGACACCGGAACGATCGGGTGGCGACCGGCTGATCTGGATCGTGGCTTCCTGCCGTTCCTGAAGGGCGAGGGGCTGGCCAACTACTTCAGCGATCCCGCGTTCCAGGCGAAGCTGGCCAAGCCGATCGCGGAGGATCCCACCGCGGCGGTGATGCACTGGGCGCAGATGTTCCCGAACGTCGGGCTGGGCTGGGACGAACTGTCCTTCCTCCGCGACAACTGGGACGGCCCGATCGTGCTCAAGGGGATCACGTCGGTCGACGACGCCAAGCTTGCGGCCGAGCACGGCGTCGACGGCATCGTGGTGTCGAACCATGGCGGTCGCCAGGTCGACGGCGCGATCGCGGCACTCGACGCGCTACCCGCGATCGCGGACACGGTCGGCGAGCAGGTCACCGTGCTCTTCGACTCGGGGATCCGGACCGGCTCCGACGCCGCGAAGGCGCTTGCCCTTGGTGCGAAGGCGATCCTGCTCGGCCGCCCGTTCCTGTACGGCCTCGCGCTCGCCGGCCAAGCAGGAGTCGAACACGTACTGCGGTGCCTGCTGGCCGAGCTGGACCTCACCCTCGCCCTCTCCGGCTACGCCAACCACCGCGAACTCAACCGCGACTCGGTGAAACCGGCGTGA
- a CDS encoding MFS transporter has protein sequence MTTSVAPDGPRASRHLGLALLALAIGGFAIGTTEFVTMGLLPQIADGVHISIPTAGHVVSAYAIGVVVGAPVIAALGARTGRKRLLLGLMAVFVIGNVLSAVANSYELLMAARFLTGLPHGAFFGIGAVVGTSMVPANRRAWAVSMIMVGLPVANIIGVPLTTLLGQRLGWQIPFLAVGVLGLLTLVAVWFWVAPQPVGNDVNVRSELSALAKPQVWMALLVGMVGFGGMFATYSFITPTMTELAGFSETAVTIVLAVYGVGMTGGTLVGGRLADRALMPSLYGGLVAVTIVLGTFGWLAQSKPGALIGVFAMGFSASILIPALQTRLMDVAHEGQSLAASLNHSTLNVANALGAWLGSVVLSAGYGYEWPSRVGAVLAVAGLVLALVSGLMDRRTGRAVGEGTTSPAVEGYSQR, from the coding sequence GTGACCACCTCAGTAGCTCCTGACGGTCCGCGCGCCTCGCGGCATCTGGGGCTGGCCCTGCTGGCCTTGGCGATCGGTGGTTTCGCGATCGGGACCACCGAGTTCGTCACGATGGGGCTGTTGCCGCAGATCGCTGACGGGGTGCATATCTCCATCCCGACCGCCGGGCACGTCGTCTCGGCGTACGCGATCGGTGTTGTCGTCGGCGCCCCCGTGATCGCCGCCCTCGGCGCGCGGACCGGCCGCAAACGCCTGCTGCTCGGGTTGATGGCGGTCTTTGTCATCGGCAACGTTCTCTCGGCCGTTGCCAACAGCTACGAACTCCTGATGGCCGCCCGGTTCCTGACCGGCCTGCCGCACGGTGCGTTCTTCGGGATCGGCGCCGTCGTCGGCACCTCGATGGTGCCGGCGAACCGGCGGGCCTGGGCCGTCTCGATGATCATGGTCGGCCTGCCGGTGGCCAACATCATCGGCGTCCCGCTGACCACGCTGCTCGGTCAGCGGCTCGGCTGGCAGATCCCGTTCCTGGCGGTCGGCGTACTCGGTCTGCTGACCCTGGTCGCGGTCTGGTTCTGGGTCGCGCCGCAGCCGGTCGGCAACGACGTCAACGTCCGCAGCGAACTGAGCGCGCTGGCGAAACCGCAGGTCTGGATGGCGCTGCTGGTCGGCATGGTCGGTTTCGGCGGCATGTTCGCGACGTACTCGTTCATCACCCCGACGATGACGGAGCTGGCCGGCTTCAGCGAGACCGCGGTGACGATCGTGCTGGCGGTGTACGGCGTCGGCATGACCGGCGGCACCCTGGTCGGCGGCCGGCTGGCCGACCGCGCGTTGATGCCCAGCCTGTACGGCGGGTTGGTGGCCGTCACGATCGTGCTCGGGACCTTCGGCTGGCTCGCGCAGTCCAAGCCGGGCGCGCTGATCGGGGTGTTCGCGATGGGGTTCAGCGCGAGCATTCTGATCCCGGCGCTGCAGACCCGGTTGATGGACGTCGCTCACGAGGGTCAGTCGCTCGCCGCCTCCCTGAATCACTCGACGCTCAACGTCGCGAACGCTCTCGGCGCCTGGCTCGGCAGCGTCGTGCTCTCCGCGGGTTATGGCTACGAGTGGCCGAGTCGCGTGGGTGCGGTGCTGGCTGTGGCGGGTCTGGTGCTCGCGCTGGTGTCGGGGCTGATGGACCGGCGTACGGGCCGGGCGGTTGGCGAGGGCACGACATCGCCTGCTGTGGAGGGCTACTCTCAGCGGTAA
- a CDS encoding ornithine cyclodeaminase family protein: MKVLSADDVRRLTPMPVAIDVVRQAFLDLAAGHFVLPARQIFGDGAVLVMSAYHTPTRTAVVKKIGIALDQIPAIRATVIWTGDGEQFVADGISITTLRTGAVVGVATDLLAPPDATRLALLGTGAQAADQARAVLAVRRIARVTVTGRNLARATSLASELATEFPEVKFVPSTSIGESVSDADVICCATSSSTPLFELAALPDRVHINAIGAFRPTMRELPRPLFADASLVVVDQIEAALEESGEIIDAVTSGTLPQSALLELGTALTTHPTPTGRTIFKSVGVGPQDWAITHHLHTVS, from the coding sequence ATGAAGGTTCTGTCTGCCGACGACGTACGTCGCCTGACGCCGATGCCGGTCGCGATCGACGTGGTCAGGCAGGCGTTCCTGGACCTGGCTGCCGGACACTTCGTCCTACCGGCCAGGCAGATCTTCGGCGACGGCGCGGTACTGGTGATGTCGGCGTACCACACCCCTACCCGGACCGCGGTGGTGAAGAAGATCGGCATCGCCCTCGACCAGATCCCGGCGATCCGCGCGACGGTGATCTGGACCGGCGACGGCGAACAGTTCGTCGCCGACGGCATATCGATCACCACCTTGCGGACCGGCGCGGTCGTCGGTGTGGCCACGGACCTCCTCGCGCCGCCCGACGCGACCCGACTCGCCTTGCTAGGTACCGGCGCTCAGGCGGCGGATCAGGCCCGCGCGGTCCTCGCAGTACGGCGTATCGCCCGCGTCACCGTCACCGGACGAAACCTCGCTCGGGCGACTTCGCTGGCGTCGGAGTTGGCCACCGAGTTCCCCGAGGTGAAGTTCGTCCCGTCGACCTCGATCGGTGAGTCGGTCTCCGACGCCGACGTGATCTGCTGCGCGACGTCTTCCTCGACTCCACTCTTCGAGCTCGCCGCCCTCCCCGACCGCGTCCACATCAACGCCATCGGCGCCTTCCGCCCCACCATGCGCGAACTCCCCCGCCCCCTCTTCGCCGACGCCTCCCTAGTCGTCGTCGACCAGATCGAGGCCGCCCTAGAAGAATCCGGCGAAATCATCGACGCCGTCACCTCCGGCACCCTGCCCCAGTCCGCCCTCCTCGAACTAGGCACAGCCCTCACCACCCACCCCACCCCCACCGGCCGCACCATCTTCAAATCCGTGGGCGTAGGCCCCCAAGACTGGGCAATAACCCACCACCTCCACACGGTCAGCTGA
- a CDS encoding NADH-quinone oxidoreductase subunit A, with the protein MSEGYGVVAAILVLGLGGLIGAFALNRALTITYPTAEKLKTYESGVDPVGEGWAQVHIRYYLYAYLYVIFAVDAIYLFPWAGVFAAVGVSSLIEMFVFLAFVTVGLLYAYRKGVLSWT; encoded by the coding sequence GTGTCAGAGGGCTACGGAGTTGTCGCGGCGATTCTCGTCCTGGGTCTCGGCGGCCTGATCGGCGCTTTCGCGCTGAACCGCGCCCTGACCATCACCTACCCGACGGCCGAAAAACTCAAGACGTACGAGTCGGGCGTGGACCCGGTCGGCGAAGGCTGGGCCCAGGTCCACATCCGCTACTACCTCTACGCCTACCTCTACGTCATCTTCGCCGTGGACGCGATCTACCTCTTCCCGTGGGCAGGCGTCTTCGCCGCCGTCGGCGTCTCGTCCCTGATCGAGATGTTCGTCTTCCTCGCCTTCGTCACAGTCGGCCTCCTCTACGCCTACCGCAAAGGCGTCCTCTCCTGGACCTGA